One genomic segment of Nitrososphaerota archaeon includes these proteins:
- a CDS encoding aldehyde dehydrogenase family protein, with product MQTKYEAKTYSNFIGGKWVESIGGTIESKNPATGDTVARASRSTPDDVGQAVEEARRAFDSGVWTSKRPTERSKVLREMSELIRKELDSLSLLLTLENGKPLADAKGELANAANVLEYYSTAARHIVGKVPRYSGTDVSIVVQEPIGVCALIVPWNSPISLLSWKLGPALAAGCTVVIKPSGNTPGISMEFVRLLSTLEGVPPGVVNAVTGPGDPVGSELVRSPKVDKVSFTGSTETGRKIMEMASSNLKKVNLECGGKSTDIIFDDANLESALPGAVWSIFRSAGQSCNAGSRLLVQDTIYDSFMRKYRQAAASIRVGNGLDAKTEMGPIISEQQLDRVLGYVKSGQEEGARLSGGGNRLVDGDYSKGFFVQPTIFEGVERKMRIFQEEIFGPVLCVLPFHDEEEAIEISNDSKFGLAGDLWSRSLPRIMKVSQGIRTGTIWVNRHLNPGPEVPFGGYKQSGLGRETGMEGLAEFLQTKHISLQLTDSSERVRR from the coding sequence TTGCAAACGAAGTACGAAGCAAAGACCTACTCGAACTTCATTGGGGGAAAGTGGGTCGAATCCATTGGGGGGACGATTGAGAGCAAGAACCCTGCCACCGGAGACACTGTCGCCAGGGCCTCGAGGTCCACCCCCGACGACGTCGGTCAGGCAGTCGAAGAGGCACGAAGAGCCTTCGACTCCGGAGTCTGGACCTCCAAGAGGCCCACTGAGAGGTCCAAGGTCCTGCGCGAGATGTCTGAGCTGATCAGAAAGGAGCTCGACAGCCTGTCGCTTCTACTCACTCTCGAAAACGGGAAGCCCCTGGCCGACGCGAAGGGGGAGCTGGCCAACGCAGCGAACGTGCTAGAGTACTATTCCACCGCAGCTCGGCACATCGTGGGCAAGGTCCCTCGCTACAGCGGCACCGACGTCAGCATCGTGGTCCAGGAGCCCATCGGCGTCTGCGCCCTGATCGTGCCTTGGAACTCTCCGATCTCGCTCCTCTCATGGAAGCTGGGTCCTGCCCTCGCCGCCGGTTGCACCGTCGTCATCAAGCCTTCGGGGAACACCCCCGGCATTTCGATGGAGTTCGTCCGGCTCCTCAGCACCCTCGAGGGGGTCCCGCCTGGGGTCGTCAACGCGGTCACAGGGCCTGGTGACCCGGTCGGATCCGAACTGGTCAGGAGCCCCAAGGTCGACAAGGTATCTTTCACCGGCTCCACAGAGACCGGGAGGAAGATCATGGAAATGGCCTCCTCCAACCTGAAGAAGGTGAACCTCGAGTGCGGGGGCAAGTCGACGGACATCATCTTCGACGACGCGAACCTTGAATCGGCGCTCCCCGGCGCTGTGTGGTCTATCTTTAGGAGCGCGGGCCAGTCCTGCAACGCCGGCTCCAGACTTCTGGTCCAGGACACGATCTACGATTCGTTCATGCGCAAGTACAGACAGGCTGCCGCCTCAATCCGTGTCGGGAACGGGCTCGACGCGAAGACCGAGATGGGACCCATCATTTCCGAGCAACAGCTCGACCGGGTGCTGGGCTACGTGAAGTCAGGACAAGAGGAGGGAGCGCGCCTGTCGGGGGGCGGGAACAGACTCGTCGACGGTGACTACTCGAAGGGGTTCTTCGTCCAGCCCACGATCTTCGAGGGGGTCGAGCGGAAGATGAGGATCTTCCAGGAGGAGATCTTCGGGCCCGTCCTCTGCGTACTCCCGTTCCACGACGAAGAAGAAGCCATAGAGATCTCCAACGACTCGAAGTTCGGTCTCGCAGGGGACTTATGGTCTCGTAGCCTCCCGAGGATAATGAAGGTCTCTCAGGGGATCAGGACGGGGACAATTTGGGTGAACCGTCACCTCAACCCAGGTC
- a CDS encoding acetoacetate decarboxylase family protein — translation MLDHPLQPGDTSAIEKGPWHYGADYITVYFKGEPGSLARLVPAPFAVGDGQCMAYVCEIISVSDSGVGMVASAPERTLYQEAAIGVKCAYKGKQGVFFPVMWVTTEWSLLRGLVNGYQKRLADMIALTRLHPLNPGLKPLGPGTAFSGFCVKGGLTTLAVRVTVGKEGSASDLPSFGATFGMRVFPQTDGSQGHVKEPVEISKSNSRISDVWLGEGTLDTTLDVGRVEVQRGAVYRSGFTISGSRVLGA, via the coding sequence TTGCTCGACCACCCGCTTCAGCCTGGCGACACCTCCGCCATAGAGAAGGGTCCCTGGCACTACGGAGCTGACTACATTACCGTCTACTTCAAGGGAGAACCCGGAAGCCTGGCTCGCCTCGTGCCCGCTCCTTTCGCGGTCGGGGACGGCCAGTGCATGGCCTATGTCTGCGAAATCATCTCAGTGAGCGACTCGGGTGTCGGCATGGTCGCGTCAGCTCCCGAAAGGACGCTCTATCAGGAGGCCGCGATTGGAGTCAAGTGTGCCTACAAAGGCAAGCAGGGAGTCTTCTTCCCTGTAATGTGGGTCACCACCGAATGGTCCCTCCTCAGGGGCCTGGTCAACGGCTACCAGAAACGCCTGGCCGACATGATTGCCCTCACGAGGCTCCATCCCCTGAACCCGGGACTGAAGCCTCTCGGTCCTGGCACAGCTTTCTCCGGTTTCTGCGTCAAAGGAGGTCTGACGACCCTGGCCGTCAGGGTGACGGTGGGGAAAGAGGGGTCCGCTTCCGACCTGCCCAGCTTCGGGGCAACCTTCGGAATGCGGGTCTTCCCTCAGACCGACGGGAGCCAGGGTCACGTCAAAGAGCCGGTCGAGATCTCGAAGTCCAATTCACGGATTTCGGATGTCTGGCTCGGGGAGGGGACCCTCGATACAACCCTTGATGTGGGGCGAGTCGAAGTCCAGAGAGGCGCCGTCTACCGGTCGGGCTTCACGATATCCGGTTCGAGAGTCCTCGGCGCATAG
- a CDS encoding fumarylacetoacetate hydrolase family protein, which yields MLSAPLPRPGKIITTIVNTEGMLGGRDVRLGRPRLDMKAPSTVIGPGEAILAPKSGVRPEVELAAVVGARIAKATSLQAGKAIMGFTVLNDVTAPSDSREDAYEAYRRDQRTGRIEKKTLRGPLFRSKNHDTFCPIGPWIVTADELKDTRRLRMTTKFDDMLVQDGSTAEYIFTPADIASYVSGFLTLEPGDVISCGSVGWTPEALGGLDPTEFLLPQREGTLRLEVEGIGELVNPVRIES from the coding sequence TTGCTGAGTGCGCCGCTCCCTAGACCCGGGAAGATCATCACGACCATAGTGAACACCGAAGGTATGCTGGGAGGCCGGGACGTCAGGCTCGGCAGGCCGAGGCTCGACATGAAAGCGCCGAGCACCGTGATAGGGCCGGGGGAAGCCATACTTGCGCCGAAGTCGGGAGTCAGGCCGGAGGTAGAGCTCGCCGCTGTCGTCGGGGCGAGAATCGCCAAAGCCACCTCGCTACAGGCCGGAAAGGCAATCATGGGTTTCACTGTGCTGAACGACGTCACTGCTCCGAGCGACTCCCGGGAGGACGCGTACGAAGCCTACAGAAGGGATCAGAGGACAGGGAGGATAGAGAAGAAGACACTAAGGGGCCCGCTCTTCCGCTCAAAGAACCATGACACATTCTGTCCCATCGGACCCTGGATTGTGACGGCCGACGAACTCAAGGACACGAGGAGGCTGAGGATGACGACAAAGTTCGACGACATGCTGGTTCAGGATGGGAGCACGGCAGAGTACATTTTCACCCCCGCGGACATAGCGTCCTACGTTTCTGGCTTCCTTACCCTCGAGCCAGGAGACGTCATTTCGTGCGGCAGTGTGGGTTGGACCCCGGAGGCGCTGGGAGGATTGGACCCCACGGAATTCCTGCTCCCCCAAAGAGAAGGGACCTTGAGGCTGGAGGTCGAGGGAATCGGCGAACTCGTGAACCCAGTGCGCATCGAGAGCTAG